A genomic segment from [Flavobacterium] thermophilum encodes:
- the ogt gene encoding Methylated-DNA--protein-cysteine methyltransferase, constitutive, producing MAIEYAVYRSELLGDLYIASDGEAIMKVELFPEEWRAFAGGHPVVQSRSPLLERALRQLDEYFHGRRRTFDLPLKWKGTPFQEEVWAALCRIPYGETATYADIVAQIGRPKAVRAVGQANRANELAIIVPCHRIVGKNGALVGYAGSRTDVKAKLLELERRYQSRFS from the coding sequence ATGGCGATTGAATATGCCGTATACCGGTCGGAGCTGCTTGGCGATCTATACATCGCTTCCGACGGCGAAGCGATCATGAAAGTTGAACTGTTTCCGGAAGAATGGCGCGCGTTTGCGGGCGGGCATCCGGTTGTCCAAAGCCGGTCGCCGTTGCTTGAACGCGCGCTTCGACAGTTGGATGAGTACTTTCACGGCCGCCGCCGGACGTTTGATTTGCCGCTGAAATGGAAAGGGACGCCCTTCCAAGAAGAAGTGTGGGCGGCGCTTTGCCGCATCCCATACGGCGAGACGGCGACATACGCTGACATCGTTGCGCAAATCGGCCGCCCGAAGGCGGTCCGCGCCGTCGGCCAGGCGAACCGGGCGAATGAGCTCGCCATCATCGTCCCGTGCCATCGCATTGTCGGCAAAAACGGCGCCCTCGTCGGCTACGCCGGAAGCCGAACCGATGTAAAAGCAAAGCTGCTGGAGTTGGAGCGGCGCTATCAATCGCGC